The Microcystis panniformis FACHB-1757 region TAATAGCAATAGTCCCGAAGTCGTAGAAAAAGAGGGAATTCTCCTCTCCACTTTCCCCGGCAAAGGAAAACGTTATCCCGTAGCCCATCTCAATCATCCCCTACAAGGACGTTTTGACGTTTTCACCCACCACATCGCTCGTCAAACCGATCCCAATCGCGACTTACACCAGGGCCTGATCGTTACTAATCCCACCTCCAGAAACCTGGTTATCCGCATCCTGCAAGGAGTCAGTTACGTCACCTCCGCCGATGCCCCTTTTGTCGATTTGCCCTCTCTGGTGGAAGATCCCAACGGCCGGGTTTTTTCCGGTCCCGGTTCCCGTTTAGCCGGCGATATCATGCGTCGTCGCCATGATAGCCAATTTCCCACCCAGATCGTCATTCCCCCGGGCCAAAGTCGGATGCTCTTCGATCTGGTTATCCCCAGAAGTAGCGCCCGCTCGACTCTCCTGCGTCTCTACAGCGATGGACCGGTCTATATGGCTAATTTAGCCCTCTACGAAGTTCCCCAAAAAGTCAAAATCGAAGATCGGGAAATAGAAAGCTTTCGTCCCCCTACCCTAGAGGAATGGCGTACCCTATTAGTTAGAGGTGATTTGGCCGCTCCTCGTGATTTTCCCCCCACTCCCCCCGATCAATGGTTCCCCGGCAGAAGAAATTTTTATGGTCGCGTGGCCGGAATTTCTGTCGGTTCGGAATGGGCAACCCGGATTGTCGATCCCAAAGGGGGAATTAATCTCACCATTCCTCAACCTGGTCAAGCTTTTGCCTATCCTTTAAGTACGGTGACAGCAGCTACTTTCGGAACCAGACAAATCCAAAGCGCCCCCATGTTAGTGCGTTATCCCGATACGGCTTTCAAAGCTCACGGTAACTACGGTGTTCACTACTATCTGACTTTACCTCTATATAACAACACTAGCAAAACCCAGGTGGTGGTTTTGAGTATTCAAACCCCAATTAAAGAAGATAATTATCTCGATCGCTTGCTATTTGTTGAACCCGTCCAGGGACCGGTATTTTTCCGGGGTGCAGTGCGCGTTACCTATCGTAACGAACTGGGACGCACTGAGGAACGTTTTTTCCATCTCGTTCAACGGGAAGGACAACAGGGAGAAGCTTTAGTGCAGGTGGAACTTCCCCCTGGCGCCCGACGCGACGTTAATCTCGATTTTCTCTATCCCCCCGATGCCACCCCTCCCCAAGTTTTGAGCGTTAAAACTTTGGAATAGATAGTTTTTCTCGAAAAGTTAACGGCTGATTGTCGGTAAAAATAAGTAAGATAAGTAGGTGGGTATTAAAAACTTTCAGATGCCCCCCTTATTAAGGGGGATCCCCCGCCTTCGGCTTCCCCCCTTATCAAGGGGGGCTAGGGGGATCGAACCTAAAATCCATTTTAAATTTAATTATAACCAGCTACTTACACTGATATTAATCTCTCTCTGGGAATTAGCCGATGAATATTAGCAAAACTTGCTTTATTTGCTGCTTATTATCTCAATTCTTGGGCGATGCAGCTGCGAGTTTAGCCGTGACTAAACTCGATTTTGATGCCGGTCAACCCCTCAGAAATCAAGTGGTTAGATCGGGGAAAATTAAGGTACAAGTTAGCTATCAACCTATCGACCTAAACGAGAAAGTTGATGATAATTCTGATATTAATAATGTGTCTTATCAAATCTTTTATAACGGGCAAATTTATCAGCAAAATAGCGGTTATAGTGCCTTTGGATCTGGCTATGTTGAATTAAGAGATTTAGATAATAATGGCATCGATGAGATTATCGTCTCCACCTATAGCGGCGGCGCTCATTGCTGCACATCTTTGGTAATTTATACTTGGCAAAAAGATAAATTTATTAGAGAAGAAACGGGTTTTTTAGATGGTAGTGGTGGTTCTTTTGAAGATTTAGATGGAGATAATAATTATGAATTTATCACCGTTGATAATGCTTTTTTGTATGCTTTTAGTTCCTACGCCGCCTCTTTTCCTCCCTCGAGAATTTATACTTTTCAACAGGGTAAATTAGCAGATGTCACCAGAAAATATCCCCAAGAATTAAGAAAAACTTTAGCAGCAATGTTGAAAGCTTTTCAGTTAGCTAAAAAAGAAAAAGCCGAAGTTAATGGCATTTTGGCCGGTTATGTGGCACAGAAAATTCTACTAGGAGAATACCAAGAAGCTTGGCAATTTCTTCTCGCTAATTACGATAAAAACTCCGATTGGGGTCTCGATATCCATGGCGAAAGTATAGCGATCGGAAAATATCCAGACTTTCCCACTGCCCTAAGAGCTTTTCTCCTGAAAAATGGCTACTTAACCCGAACTGGGGTTAAGTAGAAGCGATAAAATTCCCTGTTCAAGGAGGATTTTTTCGGCTGATGGCAGTAAGCAATCAAACCAGAGAGGAGATTAAGGCAAAAATTAACAGGGCTACGGTGGCGGGAATGTTCAACGGAACGAGCGAGCGGCTGTTAATAGCCTTGAACTCAATCAACCACCACCACAACCACCACAACCGCCACAACCGCCGCCACCGCCATCACTGCCGCCACCACCGCCATCACTGCCGCCACCGCCATCACTGCCGCCACTGCCGGCATCACTGCCGCCACTGCCGGCATCACTGCCGCTACCACTGCCGCTACCACTGCCGCTACTAGCAGCGGCTATGGGAGTCAGCATTTGATACAGGTCTGCTAAAGCCATATCCGCCATCAGAACTGTTGCTCCAAACAACGCCACCGCAAGTACCAGTTCAGAATCGCTGCTATTGGCTGTTTTTAAATGTTGTAAGCGATTTGTTAAATCATTAAAAATGATCTCTCCATAACGGCTGCGCTGACGCTGTGGTTTGACAAAAAACCTTGCTCCCAAAACTAGAAGCCCAAATATACAGATGAGAAGTAAACCAACTGGCTTATCGCGAGAAATTCCCACCGCCATTTTGCACAAGCCTATTCCTAGAAGAATAACCACAATCAATGATGGATAAATTTGCGCTTTCAATGCTTGGGCATCGCTCAGAAACAAACCAAGCTGTTCTAGGCGGGAACGAATGCTATCTTTCATTCCTTGAGACTTCTGGAAAACCTGTTTAATTGCCCCATCAGTGGCCAAAATATCTTGTGCAACCGCCTTTTCTACAGGATCGGCAATAGCATCGATCTTTCCTGTCACCACCAGTTTGCTTTGTGTTCTTCCAAATGGTGATTTTTCTTTTAATACCTCCACATAGCCTTGTTTTACCAAACTGGTGATTGCGGCCATAATCAGGCGATGATTGCCCCCCGCCAAGAAAGCTATCTCGTAAGTATTTAAATCAGGTTGCTGCTTTGTATTAGTGCTAACTAGGCACAGGGAAAAACGTAGCCAGGCTGCCAAAGCGATTCCCATCACTCCTAGGGAAATATAGAAGGTTAAAAATTCCGGACCTGTAAAATTCATTGGGTTAGGAATTTGGGAGATTATCTGACAGCCAGTTATCATCAGTGAAAGGAAGGCTAAAAAGGTAAAGATGCCTATTTTTCGCAGTTGTGGTTTGACGGAGACTGTGAAATTAGGTTTTGACAAAACCCAGCTTTGTTGAGTATTGATCCGGATAAAATGCAAATCTCGCCCGAATCGGTCTTTGGGTTTAGGCCAAATATCTATTGGGGGAATATGTCCAAAAAACTGTTCGTAACTTTCTAGCGTCTTGCTATACCAACTGCCAAATTTTAATTGCTCGGATGAACCCCCACGAGTCGGCTCGTGATGTAATGTGGTTTGCAAAATTTTGGGACAGAACTCTTGCCAGTACAATCGCGTATAGGTCAGATGTAAATGCCAAACTTGATCGATTTGGTCGGATGGCGTGACTGGATGTCCTGCTGCAACGGCTAGAAATATAAACTTTTTGTATTCCTCGATCACTCTCTGAGTATAGCCTAAGGACCAGCCGTTATCTCTTGCTAATCGTTGGCTGAAAGATAATTGACTATCTGGCCGATCCAAGGCAAATGCCTGAATTCTTTTATATAGTTCTATCTGTTGAAAGTTCATCGTCCCTAATGGGCTATCCATAAACCGGGCCTCCCGAAAAAAACTGTTTCTAGTCGTTTATTTAGGCCGAAGAGGCTTAACTATGCGTGCAGTTTAAATTTCTTTACAAAAAGCTGGATGCTAACTATCCCTCTTTCATCCCAAAGATAGAGCAAATATTCTCAACAATCAAAATCATTCATCTGGGCAATAAGGGACTTGCGTGGGAATAATATCCCAATCGATCGGAGGGCGCAAGCTTTGCGCCCCTACAGTAACGGATTTTGTCCACAATGTAGGGGCGCACTGCGTTCGCCCAAAAGGTACATTATCAAAGCGCAAGTCCCTAAGTCTCGGAAACCCAAAAGAAAGTTGAGGAAACTGACAGAACCGGTTAGGTGAAGATAAAATACCAGTGGTTGCTTTAATATCACCTAAATAGTCGGTTTTTTGTGTCTTTCCCCCGACTATTGGCTGCTACCACTGGTTTGCTGTTGTTTGTTGTTGTAATCCGAGGAAATATAGTTCTTGCGTTCCCAAGCGCCTGAACTGCATTTGTCTCTCTAGTAACAATTGTAACAGACAATACCCTTTTTGTGTAAAAAAAAGTAAACAATTTGGTAAAAAATTATTTTTTGCGGTAATCTTCAACCCTCTGAGGACAGCCCCAGATTACCGTTTCCTGTTTGTAAACCACCATACCGGGCTTGGCGCCCTTGGGTTTATAGACGTATTTGGGACGGGTATAGACGACGGGAACCTGTTCACTATGGCGAGCGCGGCTATAATAAGCGGCGTAATCGGCGGCAAATTGCAGATCGGCGGCTTCTGGAACTGTACCGGGGGTTAAACGGAGTAAAACGTGACTACCGGCGATTTCTTGACTATGAAACCAGATATCGTAATCGCTGGCGCTACGAAAAGTTAGCCGATCATTTTGACGGTTATTTCTGCCAATCCATAATTCGACTCCAGAGGGAGTAGTAAAGCGCATGGGTTCGGATTCTTTATTATTCGTCCGATTACGCTGGTAATTGCTTTCTAAATACTTCTGTTGTATTAATTCTTCTTGTATCTCGTCTAATGCCTCTAAATCTTCGCTGCCGCTATAATTTTCTAGTTGACTTAAACTCGATCGCACTTGTTCGAGATAATTAATTTCACTAACCACTTCCTCTAATAAAGGTTCCACCGCTAACCGCGCTCTTTTTAATTTCTGATGTTGTTTATAAAAATATTGGGCATTCTGTACGGGATTTCTTTCGGGATCAAGAGGAATAATTACAGGGGTTCCTGTCTCGAAATCTGCCAAAGTAATGCTAGTCATTCCCTGCGGTATTTGCTGCAGATTGGCCATTAATAAATCCCCTTGCTCTTTATAGCGATCAGCATGAGCAGATTCTGCTAGTCTTGTTTGAAATCCCGCCGCTTTAGTTTGCAGTTTAGTCAGTAAAGAGGTAATTTTTTGGTTTAATTTTTGCTGTAGTTGTCGAAAGCTTTCTTGATTAATTTGCTCGCTATAATAACGGTTTAATAATTCTTGGACATCTTTAGCCGCTGCCAGCATCTCCCCACCGATAACTGTATAACCTTCTCTCGTCCATCCCGGTTGAAAGGTTTTATTTTCAAGGATTTTTAACCATTCTTGCCAAGCTGAAAAGAGCTTTTCCCAATCAGTATTATCTAACTGATCCGTGTTTAATTTCGGGTTAATTTTGGCTTTTTGTAACAGCGATCGAGCGATGACGGGACTAACCCCACGATAGGTACTAACTAACTGTTTTTCGATAGTTTTAGGGATTAAACTAACCCTAGCTTGCCAACTGCTTAAGGATTCTTCTAAACTGGGGTCTGTTGCCAATAAAACGGGGGGTAGTTGATAGATTTGTCCCGTTTGTACGGTGCGAACACTAGACTGAGTGGCATTGACTTGATGGGCAACGGTGACGATTTGATTGTCAGCCGCAGTTAAAATCACATTGCTATATTTGCCCATAATTTCTATATACAAATGCCACAGCGCCGGATCATCGGGACGTTGGGCAAATTGCAGATCGATGACTCTTTCCCACGGGGCAACAAATGCTAATTTCGTCAGCGCAAAACCATTGAGTTGATGACGCAATTGATCGCTGAAAGTGAAGGTATCGGGGACTTTTGGCGGTGGATCACCAATATGCAGCCGCGCCCCTTGGGGATGCCAAGAAATAATTAACCATCCTTTGCGATCGAAGGTTCGTAAATGGAGGGCGATCGTTTGGCGATCAATTTGATACACTTGTTCTAGTCTGGCCGGCAGCCAAGCGGCGGCAATTTCGGCACAAGTGGCACTGAGGGTGGTAAAGTCTAGGGATTGCATTTTCAGTTATCAGTTATCAGTTATCAGTTATCAGTTATCAGATTTGAGTTTTAAGTGGACAGTGTTATCTAGCAGTTGCCGTTTTCTCTTCACTGATTACTGATTACTGTTCACTGAAAAGCCACCTAACCTCGATCACCTTTTTACTTTTTACTTTTATAAAAGGGTTTTTTAACGACGGTAGCGGGGTAGGTGCTGCCGCGAATTTCCACTTCGATCGCCTGTCCGATCGAGGCGAAAGGTGTGGGAAGATAGGCTAAAGCGATCGCTGTGTTTAAAGTTGGTGATAAAGTGCCACTGGTGACTTTACCCACCATTTCCCCAGCGAATATTACCGGATAATCGTGACGGGCGATATGTTTGCCGGACATCTGCAATCCCACCAAGAGCCGATTGACACCATTAAGTTTTTGGTCTTCCAGGACATCACGACCGATAAAATCGCCTTTTTCTGGCAGATGAACCAACCAATTTAAGCCAGCCTCTAGGGGACTCGTGCTATCGTCGATATCCTGTCCATAAAGGGCTAAAGCTGCCTCTAAACGCAGGGTATCCCGGGCCCCCAAACCGCAGGGAGTCACCCCTAAATTTAAGAATTCCGTCCAAAGTTGCTGCCCGATTTCAGGGGTGGCCATAATTTCAAACCCATCTTCTCCCGTGTAACCGGTCCTAGCGATAAAAACTTTTTCCCCGAAAAGCTGGCTTTCCCAGTGATTAAATAGGCCAAAATCGCTTAATTTTTCCCTGATCAAGGGCTGTAAAATTGTGGATGCTTTGGGTCCTTGCAGGGCAATTAAGACCCTTTCTCGCGATAAATCTTCTAATTTGACCCCCGATCCCTCTAAATTGCCTAAAATCCATTCTCGATCTTTATCGGTAGTTGAGGCATTAACAATTAACAGGCCCTGGCTTTCGCTTTGGTAGTAAAAGATAATATCATCGATTATGCCACCGTCCGGGTTAAGTAAAACGCTATACTGTGCCTTTCCTGCCCTTAAACGGGCTAAATTAGAAGGAACTAGGGTTTGGAGAGATTGAACCAGATTATCTCCAGTTAAGATAAATTTGCCCATGTGGGAAATGTCAAACATCCCGACACCGTTGCGGACAGCATTATGTTCGATTTTTAAGCCGCTAAACTGTATCGGCATCTCCCAACCCGCAAAAGGGGTAAATTTGCTGGTTTGTTGGGCAATTAAATTGTATAAGGGGGTACGAATAGCGGGGGAAGTTGCTTCTTGGTTGGCCACGGTGTTCTCGATCGAATGGTTTTCTGCCTAGAGTAGCATAGCAGTTATCAGTGACCAGTTATCAGTTATCAGTGACCAGTTATCAGTGACCAGTTATCAGTTATCAGTTATCAGTGACCAGTTATCAGTTATCAGTGACCAGTTATCAGTTATTAGTGACCAGTGACCAGTAAACAGTGATCGATCACTATCCACTATCCACTGATTACTGATTACTGATTACTGATTACTGAAAAAGTTCCCCACTCTCTTAACCTTTCTCGCACTCTGTCAATGGGAATTGCGAAACCGCAGCCCAATCTAACGGCATTTTCTAGGGGTTTAGGAGTGGAGGTATTATCACAAAATAAACTCGCTTGGGAAATCACTCCCACCACTTGATTTTTATCGTTTAAAACTGGACTTCCCGACTGTCCAGAAACGACAAACATGGATAAACTTAAGGATTTTTCGTTATTATCATTAACAGTGCCTTTGCTGACAGTCCAATCTTTTTGATTAAAAGGATTACCGATCGAGATTACTGGTTGATTAGCGGCAATTGGTAGGGGTGCTAAAGCTAAAGGTTTTAAATCTGGGGGGGGATTTTTTACCTCTAATACTGCTAAATCGAGCCAGTCGTTAGGGGGGGTAGTGTGGAGAATTTTAGCTTTTGAACGCTTGCGAATTTGTCCCTGGGGTGGTTGGCTATAATACTCCACAAAAATGCGGGACTTTGCATCGATTTCTTGACGGGAATTCGTGACCACATGGCGGTTAGTCACGATCCAAGCTGTGTCTTGATCTCGTTTTAATAACCAACCAGTGCCGATGCCATTTTTATTTTTACCGCGAATGACAATTTTAACAATTGAGCGTTTTAAATTCACCAGAGGATCACTCTTAACACTGGGAATTATCTCTGGCATTTTTAATAATTCGGGATGGTCGTGAATCAATCGCCCCCGTTGGATTTCCTCTAAAATAAATCTAACTTCTGATAAATTGGGATCAATTTCTACGGCCTGCCGACACCAATTTAGACCCTCATCGATCTGACCGTTGTTGATATAGATATAACAGAGATTTTCGTAAATATTAGCATTCTTGGGACTAATTTGGCGCGCCTGTTGAAAAACTGCCATGGCTTCCCCTAGTTTTCCCTGTTCCGCTAAAGCTTTACCTAAATAATTATAAATATCCCCATCTTTAGGAGCGTAAATTAAAGCCTGTCGATATATTTGCTCTGCTTCCTCCCATTTTACCTGTTTTGCTAGGGTTTCTCCTAATTTTTTGTAGGTTTCACCCTGATCAGGTATCAATTCTAGAGCTTGCTGATAGGCATAACTGGCCTCTGGCCAGAGTTGCTGTTCACTGTAGGCCTTTCCCAGATAAAAATAGGCTTTTCCCTGAGTAGGATCGAGAAAAACCGCTGCTTGCAGAGCTTTCGCCGCCTCATCCCAACGTTGTGAACTATAGAGGGCTTTTCCTAGCTGAAATTGCCCTTTAAAAGTTGGTTTAATGATAATTGCTTTTTGGTAAGCATCGATCGCCTCTGACCATTTTTCCTCCTGCGCGAAGATATCCCCCAAAGCCACTAAATAATTACTTTGGGAGGGTTCCATCGGTGGTTTATTATTAACGATAAAGCCACGATTATATGCTTTTAAGGCTTCAGAATAGCGTTTTTGACTTTGCAAGACCTGAGCGATTTTTATATGGGCTTGGACTGAATTTTCGTGAAAAGATAAAACTGTTCGGTAAGCAGACAGAGCCGATTCCTTCTCCCCCGCGGCCAAAAGTCGATCACCTTGCCAGAGATAGGCCAAGGCAATAAGATAAAAAATAGCAAAGGGAGCGGCGACGGTGAAGGCAATAATTAAAAATATTTGCAGGGGTTTGCTAGAATAGCGGCGACCAATTTTAATATCTTTTCTTTTCATTTCTTGGTTAGGATAGACAACAGGCTAGAGATGGTTCGATAATCGACCTAGACCAATTTAGATGCGCGGGCCGCTTACACATATTTTTACCTTTTTCCTGTTGCCCTTTCCGCAGTTCTGCTCCTCCTTCTTTCTAGGGTGTGGATGTAATTTTGTCCAACTACTTACTGATTACTGCTGCAAGCGCTGGGTAGGATTAACATAGCGTCACCGAAAGAATAGAAACGGAAACGTTCTTGGATAGCTGCTTGATACAATGCCAGTAGTCTTTCCCGTCCGACTAAGGCACTGACTAACATCATCAAACTGGACTTGGGTAGGTGAAAATTAGTGATCATGCCGTCGATAACCCGCCATTGATAACCCGGATAGACAAATAAATTGGTTTTTCCCTGAAAAGCGGTTAATTTATCGCTCTTAGTTTCTTTAATTGCCCCTTCCAAGGCGCGAGCTACCGTGGTTCCTACGGCGATAACCCGGCCACCTCTAGCCTTTGTTTGGGCAATTTTTTCGGCAGTTTCGGCGGAAATTTCTAAAAATTCCCGGTGCATTAGGTGTTCTGTAATATTTTCCACTTCCACGGGACGAAAGGTTCCCACTCCCACATGAAGGGTGATATAGGCGGTATCTATACCCTTCTGGGCGAGCTTATGGAATAATTCGGGAGTAAAATGTAATCCGGCCGTGGGAGCGGCCACAGAACCCTGTTTATCAGCGTAAACTGTTTGATAACGGTCTTCTTCCGCCTCTGATTCGGTGACGTAGGGGGGGAAAGGAATATGACCGTACTCCTCCAACATATCCCAAAAACTGCGTCCGGGATGACGTTGAAATTCCAGCAGACGACCACTGGTGTTCAGATCTCGATCGATTACTTTCGCTAACCATAATTTTGCTTGGTCTTCCGTTCGCCCTGTTTTCGGATAAAAAAGGACTTCTGAACCGACTTTAAAGCGTTTTCCCGGTTTCACTAGGGATAACCAACGATGGTCATCCTGTTCTTCCAATAGTAATATTTCTATGGGTGCGCCGGTGGTTTTACGTCCAAATAAACGGGCCGGAATCACGCGAGTATCGTTGAGAACCAACAAATCCCCCGGCTCTAACCAAGTGGGTAAATCCCGAAAAATAGCTAAATTATAACTATTAGGAGAATCTACCACCAAAAGACGGGAACTGTCTCGGGGTTCTGCGGGATTTTGGGCAATTAACTCCGGAGGAAGGTGATAATCGTAGCTGGAGAGTGATTGGTCAGGGATCATCGTCGTTATCATCATAAAGATCTTCGCAAAAGTTGGGTAATTCTACCCAGGCGAACTTCACTAAATCGGGGATTTCTCCCCTTGGTATCTGGAACGGTTTATCGTCAGACTAGAGATATAACACTAATCGTGACTGTTAGCCAACATCCCAGCGGCCACTATGGACTATCTCTATTTTCTTGCTAACGCTAGTTTAACGCTACGAGTCACCGAATACCTGCGATCGATGACTCATCTACCCTCCTCCGTGATGACGGTTATTCATCAGATTAACGGTTGGGTGGTCAAGGTCAAGTTTAATCAAATGCTGACTCCTTGCCAACACGGGGATTTTCGCGCCTACATGAATGAGTTAGGGATTACCTATCAACCAGAAATGCGTCTCCAGATGGTTTTTTGGAGTTTGGAAACGGGACAATCCCCCATTGATGTCATGCGTCGTTACCAAGTGGCGATCGTGTCCCACGGTACCCCGGATCAGCAAGATATAGAGGCTTTTCGGCAACAATTTACTAAGGGTTTAGGATACTGTCCGGAAACTCTAGCCTAGGGTTTATTTTTTCTCGGGATGCTCTTCAAGGGCAACTACAGGACTTAAATCGTTGATGTGATCTATTAATTGATACAAGCGTCCGTAACTCTTGCCGTTAAAGTAAAAAACTAGACGGGGTAAATGGTGGCTGGAATCCCGATTCTCTCGTTCTAGAATTTGACTAGGTGCGATTTTGCCCTTAACTACGATATCGCCGAAGTTTTGGTTAATTTGTTCGATCTGTTCCCCGCTTAGTTCGTGATTAAGACGAATAACAAAGGATTCTCCCACAAAACGGCTGGAGTGATACACCCGATAGAAGTGGCGAATTGTTTGACAAGCGTGGTCTAGATCGTTGGTAATAGTATAAAAATTCCGATCTTCGGCGGATATCAGTCCTCTTTTTTGCAGATTTTCACTAATTTGTGCTTGCCAAGTTTGCCAGTAATCCCCATCAGGCTCATCAATTAATACTAGGGGTGCAGGTCCGTATTTACCCGTTTGACAGAGGGTAAGCGTCTCAAAGGCTTCATCTTGGGTGCCGAAACCACCGGGGAATAAAGCTACTGCGTCACTTTCCCGCAGAAAAAATAGTTTTCTGGTAAAGAAATATTTAAAATCGATTAATTTGGCATCATTTATGATATAGGGATTAGCCCCCTGTTCAAAGGGTAGCTGAATATTTAATCCGAAGGAATTTTCCCGGCCGGCGCCTTCATTCCCCGCTTGCATGATGCCACCCCCAGCACCGGTTAACACCATAAAACCGTATTGACTGATACGACGTGCGAATTCTACTGCGAGACGGTATTCACTGCTGTCGGGTTTGATGCGTGCCGAGCCAAAAATGGTCAGTTTACGAATGTGACGGTAGGGGTAAAATACCTGAAATCCCTTTTCTAGATCTTCGATCGCGTAGGTTAAAATTTTCCAATCCAGGCGATCGATTTCCTCCCCGGCAATTCTGACTATTGCTTCCAGAGATCTTTGAATCCATTTACCATCTTTCAAGTGGGGTAAATGTTGCAGCAATTTCAGCAAGTCTTCGGTTAATTCAGAATAGGAGTTGTTCATTTGGGTGTTGGGTGTTGGGTTTTGGGTGTTAGAGTTTTGGGGTGTTGGGTGTTGGGGTGGTCACTGCGTGCGCGTTGCGGGGGGTTTTAGGGTTTTAGTTGAAATTCCCCACTTCCCCACTTCCCCATTCCCCCATTCCCCATTCCCCATTTCCCTGTCCATTAGTTAACTATTCAAAGACTTAAAGATCACTGTTCAGGATTATTTATTGCTTGATTAACTTGGGTGATTTGGGTTTGAAAATATTGTTCACGATAACGGATAGCTTGGGCTAATTCCGCACCTTTTTGGAAAGCGAGCAAAGCTTGGGGATAATTTTTTCTCTCTAGATAAATTTGACCGATTTGATCGTAGGTATTCATTAAACCGTAGTAATTATAACCCAATTCATGGACTTTAATTAATTCTTGATAGATTTGTAAAGCATAATCTACCTGTTGATAACTTTTATAAAGTTCTGCTAACTTATTTAAAGCTTCTCCTGCGGTGCCGTACTGTTGTAAAGCAAAAGCGAGAGAATAGGCTTCTTGAAAGTTTTGGCTGGCTTTATTTGCATCTTTTAAAGCTTGATAATCTAAACCAATTTGAATTTTTAGATCGGGAATTAACTGTATTTGCTGATTTCTGATTTGGGTTTCAGCTATTTCTTCTTTAATTTTTACTGCGTTAGCTGGTTGCAAAGATTCTCGATAAATTTCTGCTAGTCTTTGCAAATAAATTCCTTGAGTTAAAGAATTATTCTGCACCTTAGAAATAGTTAATAATTCCTCATATACTGGAGCTGCTTTTTGATAATCAAA contains the following coding sequences:
- a CDS encoding tetratricopeptide repeat protein produces the protein MLRFSLSLWLCLIGTSLPLLAQTETPAPNPLETPLKSPLLPAIDRPLTPLERRQLLLYIDQRDAEAQAKYDAGLNEEAFPIWYEVIKLNRYLGAKEEVKSLGKVGLAAWNRDRTEDVKLITARLKTVQQTAETNQTMDGELLALLGTSYQQVRAFNEAIIIYDKILANARKSGDNVAVEATLNKLGQIHLSRFDYQKAAPVYEELLTISKVQNNSLTQGIYLQRLAEIYRESLQPANAVKIKEEIAETQIRNQQIQLIPDLKIQIGLDYQALKDANKASQNFQEAYSLAFALQQYGTAGEALNKLAELYKSYQQVDYALQIYQELIKVHELGYNYYGLMNTYDQIGQIYLERKNYPQALLAFQKGAELAQAIRYREQYFQTQITQVNQAINNPEQ
- a CDS encoding LOG family protein → MNNSYSELTEDLLKLLQHLPHLKDGKWIQRSLEAIVRIAGEEIDRLDWKILTYAIEDLEKGFQVFYPYRHIRKLTIFGSARIKPDSSEYRLAVEFARRISQYGFMVLTGAGGGIMQAGNEGAGRENSFGLNIQLPFEQGANPYIINDAKLIDFKYFFTRKLFFLRESDAVALFPGGFGTQDEAFETLTLCQTGKYGPAPLVLIDEPDGDYWQTWQAQISENLQKRGLISAEDRNFYTITNDLDHACQTIRHFYRVYHSSRFVGESFVIRLNHELSGEQIEQINQNFGDIVVKGKIAPSQILERENRDSSHHLPRLVFYFNGKSYGRLYQLIDHINDLSPVVALEEHPEKK
- the queA gene encoding tRNA preQ1(34) S-adenosylmethionine ribosyltransferase-isomerase QueA; the protein is MIPDQSLSSYDYHLPPELIAQNPAEPRDSSRLLVVDSPNSYNLAIFRDLPTWLEPGDLLVLNDTRVIPARLFGRKTTGAPIEILLLEEQDDHRWLSLVKPGKRFKVGSEVLFYPKTGRTEDQAKLWLAKVIDRDLNTSGRLLEFQRHPGRSFWDMLEEYGHIPFPPYVTESEAEEDRYQTVYADKQGSVAAPTAGLHFTPELFHKLAQKGIDTAYITLHVGVGTFRPVEVENITEHLMHREFLEISAETAEKIAQTKARGGRVIAVGTTVARALEGAIKETKSDKLTAFQGKTNLFVYPGYQWRVIDGMITNFHLPKSSLMMLVSALVGRERLLALYQAAIQERFRFYSFGDAMLILPSACSSNQ